Within the Sulfitobacter sp. JL08 genome, the region CGGATGTTCCCAAAGAGGAGGTTTCGCAACTGTTGCCGGTGGACCGGTCCCTGAGCGAATTGGTCGGCCTGCCAAGACAGGCCTTCACCGCCCCGACAGTTCAGGGAACCAAACGCGATTTTGCCCTTGTCCCGATCATCCCGGGAGAGGCCTATGCGCTGGGTGTCTGGAAACCTGAGACGCCACTGGTGCAAAGCGTCAAATACGCGTCTGCAACGATCATGTTCCCGATCCTGATGTGGATCACCAGCCTGTTGGTCGGGTTGATGGCGATCCAGCGTCAGGTGATCCGCCCGTTGCGCAGGCTCGGGCGCAGTATGCATGATTTCGCCGACAAGCGAATTGCGTTTCGCGGTGACGCGCTGAACGATTCGCCGGCCGAGATTCAGCAGATCGCACGCACCTTCCATAGCGTTGCATTCAAGCTTCTGAACGACGAGGCTGATCTGGAAAACCGGGTTTTCGAACGCGAAGTGCTGCTGAAGGAAGTGCATCATCGGGTCAAGAACAACCTGCAACTGATATCTTCGATCCTGAACTTGCAGTCACGGCAGGCCACATCGAAAGAGGCACGGGATGCGCTGCGCACGGTGCAGGACAGATTGTCAAGCCTCGCCACCGTGCACCGGGCACTCTACCAGACAACCGAACTGTCGAATGTGCGGATTGATGTGCTTCTGGAAAGCCTGTTTTCCCAGCTGCTTGCGATCGGGTCCGAAACAGTGCGCGGGATCAAACTGACCACCGATATGGATCCGGTGACGCTGGTGCCCGATCAGGCCAGCCCGTTGGCGATGCTTGCAACCGAAGCATTCACAAACGCGCTGAAATATTCAGGGAAAAACCGCGACGGAGAATTGTTTATCAATGTTCGCCTGAAACAAACCGATACGGCGGACGGGTCTGACATTGTCCTTGAACTTGCCAATTCCGTTTCCGAGGAAGTCACGGATCAGGGTGCTGTCCGTCTGGGCCGCAAATTGATCCGGACGTTTTCCCAGCAATTGGGGGGCACGGTGGAACAATTACTGGAAAACGGGCGTTACGTGTTCGTTGTGACCTTCCCGTTCGAGGCATTCCATCCCGAGGATGAAAACGCCTGATTTCCGATCGAACTGTCGGGTCATCGGACTAGTCCAAGATTTTGTTTCGTGTCAGGTTGGCTTATGAATTCCTCAGATATCTCTTTGAAAACGCCGGTTACAAACGTGCGTCTTCTGATCACCGCCGAGGAAGCCTATCCGGCGATGGAGCAGGCGTTTCTGGAAGCGCGCGAAGAAATCTGGGCCGGCTACCGCATCTTTGATCTGTCCACGCGGTTACGCAGCAAGGCGGCACAACGCATCGGAACAGACTGGTTTGATCTGATGGTGCATGTGCTGAAACGCGGTGTGGCGGTGCACATGGTCCTGTCGGACTTCGATCCTGTGGTCGGGCATGACCTGCATTGTACCTCGTGGCGGTCGCGGCGGGCTTTTGTTGCCGCCGCCGAAGTGGCGGGGCCACGTGCACGTTTGCGCGTCATCAATGCGCTTCACACGGCCCGCGCCGGGCTGTTGCCCAAAGCGCTGTTGTGGCCGGGCATGTACAAAAAGTTGCGTGAACATGCGGATAGGCTGAACGCAATGAACGAGGATTCAAGAGAACGGGTGTTGGAATGCAGCCCCGGTCTGCGCATTTTGCTGAGGTGGAAGAACGATGACGTACTGTCCGCACGCCCTTGGCCCCCGTGCGAGATCGTGCCCGCAACCCACCACCAGAAAATGGCAGTGTTCGATCGCAAGACCTTGTGCATCGGCGGGCTTGATCTGGATGAACGGCGCTATGACGACCTGCATCATCAAAGGCAGCGTGATGAAACATGGCACGATGTGCAGATGATGTGCGAAGGGGCGGTTGTCAAAGACGCCCAGAAGCATCTGGAGGATTTTCTGTACATGGGAGTCGGCGCGAAAGCCGCGCCATCCAACAGCCGTTTTCTGACCACGCTGTCGGTGCCGCGCAAAATGAATTTTCCGTATTTGTCGCCGCATCCCGTGGCAACAGGGCTGGCGCAAACGCACCATCGTCTGGCCCGAGAGGCCCGCAACCTGATCTATCTTGAAACCCAGTACTTCCGGGATCAAAAGTTTGCAAAAACGCTGGCACGGGCCGCTCGTTTGCGCCCCGAACTGTCGTTGATCCTGACCCTGCCCGCAGCCCCTGACGATGTGGCCTTTGAAGGTTCGACATCGACGGATGCACGTTATGGCGAAAACCTACAGGCAAAATGTCTTGCCACGCTCAAGGCGGGGTTCGGGGATCGTGTGGTGATCTGTTCGCCCGTGCGCCCGCATACATCGTCCACCGGGGATCGGGATGAACTGTGCGGATCGCCGATCATCTACGTGCATGCAAAGGTATCTGTTTTCGATGAAGACGCGGCCATCATATCTTCGGCCAACCTGAACGGGCGCAGCTTTTACTGGGATACCGAAGCCGGCGTACTGATCGAGGATGCCGCGACCGTCCGGGCGATAAGGCAACGTGTGTTCGGCCACTGGCTGGGGCAGGACGCAGGACCGGAATTTTATGATCCGCTAAGGGCGGTGGTCGCGTGGCGCGGTTTGGTGGAACAGAATGCAACCTGCGCGCCGGACAAACGCACCGGCTTTCTGGTGCCCCATGATACGCAACCCGCCGAACAGTTCGGTCGCGCGATGCCGGGTTTAACCGAAGACATCGTCTGATCCCGATCGCGCCCCTAGCATTGGTCTGGTATTTCGCTTTGTCGGGAACCACGCAGCGGGTTGTGCGTTGTTCTTTCAGAGTTATCCAAATGAAAGGAGATCAGTCATGAACCGCGATCAAATAGAAGGAACGTGGAAGCAGATTAAAGGTGCAGTCAAAACCCAGTGGGGTGAACTGACGGACGATGATCTGCAGCAGGTTGATGGCAACCGCGACAAGTTGGTTGGCAAAATTCAGGAACGCTATGGCAAGACCCGCGAACAGGCGGAACGTGAAGTCGATAGCTGGTCCATGACGGAAAGCTGAAGCCATGCCTGATACATATCGCACAGAAAACGAACCAAAATCAGAATTGTTCGATCAGCTGTCGCATGTGCGCGCCGGAATGCTTGGGATAGAAGGGTCGGGTGCACATATGCGCCCGATGACCCATTTTGCCGACGCGGGCAAAGCTGTCTTGTGGTTTATCACGTCGCGTAAAACTGATCTGGCAGCCCAGGTGGGGCAGGGCGCAACAGCGCATTACTGCCTTGTGGGCGAAGACACAGGATATTTTGCGTGTCTGCGCGGAGCCATCCGGCAAAGCGACAATTCCGAAATGCTGGACGAGTTGTGGAACGCGGTTGCGGCCGCGTGGTTCACAGGGCGCGATGATCCGGATCTGTTGTTGCTGGAAATGTCGCTGCGTGATGCCGAAGTCTGGAGCGCGACCAACAGCCGCTTTCAGTTCGGGCTTGAAATAGCCTGTGCCAATCTGGACAAGGACGCAAAGCCCGATATCGGAGCACATACTGTCGTCCGGTTCTGAAAACACTGTTTTTGCAGATTGCCACCCGGCTTGGGATTTGACCCCGAGCCGGGTGTTTTTTTGTCTGCGGGAAACCAGACGTGAAAAAGGGGGCACGGATATCCGCGCCCCCTGTTGTTTGTCTTCGATACGAACGTGTCGCCACGTTCCTAAAACTCAGCTTTCACCTTTCCAGGTGCGCATATCGTCCAGCTGATCTTCTGTCATATCGACATAGGCACGCAATGTGTCCTCTGCCTCGACGCGGCGCAGATCGACCTGATCCACACTCAGCGCAACGGGTTTTTCACCGATGCCAAGGAAACCGCCGATGTCGATGATGACCGCATCGATCTTGCCGTTTTCGGCCAGTGTCAGCTCGCTGACTTCGCCGACCCATTCGTCATTCTTGCCGTATACGGCTGCACCCAGCAGATCCTCAGTTGTTACATCGGCAAAGGCAACGGTTGCCGGCTCGGGACGGTTCAGAACCATGTTTTCGGTGCCTCGCATCTCGCCTGCGTTTTCGGCAAGTTCATCGTCAAAGCGGGCGGTTTTCTGGAACATGGCTTCGCCACCATTGTAGACTATAAAAAGCTCTCCGGTGTCGTCTACATCTGGGGCGAACCACACGTTCTGGATATCGATCCTACGCTCGGTTTCGCCAACACCCAGGAATCCGCCGGCATCCACGATCAGCGCTACGACTTGGCCATCTTTTGAAAGGACAACGTCGCGGATTTCGCCGGCCATGGTCCAGTTATCCGGTACTTCGGTCAGTGAGGTGCCGGCTGCGTTTGCAGCATCATCCGAGCCGGGCAGATAGATGCGGTGACCAAGCAGGTTGGATGCCTTGATCGTCATGTGGCCCTGGGATTGCATGATGTCGGATTTCGACAGGTCGCTTACCGACTGCTCGGCCGCAACTGGGCCAGAGGCCATCGCGACAAGGGCTGTGGTTATTAAAAGGCGTTTCATTGTGTACTCCTTTCTTGAATTCCTTTTCAGGCAGGGCGCATCCCTGCTTGATAAATCAACACAGAGCGGGGGTGAAAGTTTCTGGATTCAGGAAAAAAAGCGGGAGGCCGGCATTGCCTGTTTTGATCCTCCCCCTTTGAAGTGGTCCGCCCCTATAGTTAGGAAACGGAGGATCAAAGATGGGAATCAAGCGACACAAGCCGGAAGAGATTGTCACGAAGCTACGGCAGGTTGAGGTGCTATGTGGCCAAGGGATGCCGCGTGTTGATGCTATCCGCCAGGTGCAGATAGCAGAGCAGACATTTTATCGCTGGCGCAAGCAATATGGCGGAATGGGAACGGACCAACTGAAGGAACTCAAACGTCTTCAGAAGGAGAATGATCGGCTGCGTCGCGCCGTGTCCGATCTGACGCTGGACAAGCTCATCCTGTCTGAGGCTGCACGGGGAAACTACTGAGCCCTTCGCGTCGTCGTGCCTGCATTGAACATGTGCGAAGTCAGTTCGACATCTCAGAGCGGCGGGCCTGCCGAGTGTTGCGTCAAAATCGTTCGACGCAGCGCAAGGCTCCGAGGGGCCGTGCCGATGAAGACCGGCTGGTTGCCGACATGATCGAGCTGATCCGCCGGTATGGTCGATACCAGCCTTGCTGAGGGATGCAGGCTGGTTGGTGAACGACAAGCGGGTCGAACGCCTGTGGCGACGTGAAGGGCTCAAAGTGCCGATGAAACAACCGAAGAAAGGGCGACTCTGGCTGAACGATGGCTCGTGTGTTCGGCTGCGGCCGGAGTATCGTGACCATGTCTGGTCATATGACTTCGTCCATCACAGAACTGATGATGGGAAGGCGTTTAGAACCCTGAACATTCTGGACGAACACAGCAGGGAGTGCCTTGCGATCCGGGTGAACCGCAAGCTGAACTCGGCCGAGGTGATCGACGCCCTGACCGACCTGTTCATCCTGCGGGGCATTCCTGCCTACATTCGGTCAGATACCGGCCCGAGTTCATTGCTCAGGCCGTCCGAGACTGGATTACAGCCGTCGGGGCCAAGACCGCCTACATCGAGCCGGGGTCGCCCTGGGAGAACGGATATTGCGAAAGCTTCAACGCAAGGCTCCGGGATGAGCTGTTGAATGGTGAGGTCATCTACTCGCTTCGCGAAGCACAAATCCTGATCGAACAATGGAGGAAACACTACAACACCAAACGACCACATAGTGCTTTGGGCGACCGCCCACCGGCTCCGGAAACCATCGTTCCGATGGCAACCAGACCAATCATGCACTAACATTCAAACTGGACCACTCAAATGGGGCCGATCAGCCTGAGCTTCGGCCTGACTTGCCTGAGTCGATGCCTTGGTTTGGGCCAGCGTTGCCTCGCGCACACGCAGGTTTGCGCGCGCCGACGCCACCGCACTTTGCAACTGCGGCAGGTTGTCCTGAACGGCCAGAACATCGCCCGCCTCGACCTTGTCACCGATCGCGACGCGGACCTCGGCGATGCGGGCGTCACCAGCACCTGATGGGGTCGCCACGCTGATGACATCGCCGAAGGGGATGATGCGGCCCAAAGCCACAACATCACCTTCACTGACGACTGCGATCTGTTCCTGTGCAGTCACTTTCTGAATGGCAATAGCGATGGGCGTGTCGGTTCCGGCGCCGGGTTGCAGACCAGTCGCATGAAAGAATGCCCGCAGGCCCGGCGGCTGGAAATACATCCCGATGACGGCGCCGGTGAACAGTGTCAGCAGAAACAGGGGAATCAAAAGCAGCCGCATGCGGCCGCTTGACTTGGGCGCCTAGGAAGGGGCGGGCTTGGCAATCCCGTTGTCCGACAACGGCAAGGATTGCGATTGTTCGTCGTTAGGTGCAGGCATCTTTTCTGTTCTTCTTGTAAAGATATAAGACTTCAGAACAGCGTCTTTTTAGTGGATCAATTTCGCAATGGCCACTGACGCCGATCATCTGTTTCATCTGGATGTATTGGGCTTTTCGTCGTGTCGAGAATTATGCTTGGTCCTGTTCCGCGCGGTTTCCTACCACATAAGGACATCCGGTGAATTGGGTTGGATCAAAACGAACCGGCGCGCGGTGGGCTGGATAATCTTGCCGCTCTGATCAGTGGTAAAATGACACCCCTTCAAGAGACTGCTGTTCCTGGCCCGTGACGGTACCGCTGCCGGTCATGATGATGGGTATAGATTCGGTACCTGCCGGTGTTGTCGGACCGGTCGCAGGTGCGTGGCAGGGGTGAAGACGCAGAAACAACTGTCGGGTATGTCTCGCCGGCACGCATTCGAGCACATCGAAAAATGTGGGAATAAAATTATGTAAAACAGTGAATTGTAGGTAGTTAGCTCGCAGGGTTTCGCAGTTTTGATGTTCGTACCTCAACAATTCCTTGACTTGATGTACGTAGCTCATTTAGCGTTTTGACAGGGCGCACTGGAGATGTGTCCGGTTAGGGAGGAACTTATGAAGAATCTGAACGCAGCCGCCGTCGGCGCGGCGCTGATGTGTTCTGTGAGCGTGCCCACGATGGCTGCCGCAGAAGATTTGACACTGTGCTGGGCCGCATGGGATCCGGCCAACGCGTTGGTTGAACTCAGCAAGGAATTCGAGGCGCAATCCGGTCACAGCATGAACTTTGAGTTCATTCCCTGGCCCAACTTCGCCGACCGGATGCTGAACGAACTCAACTCTGGCGGCAAGCTTTGTGATCTGCTGATCGGCGACAGCCAGTGGATCGGCGGCGGGGCCGAGAACGGCCACTACGTCAAGCTGAACGACTTTTTCGATGCAGAAGGCATCAGCATGGACGATTTCGCGCCTGCGACTGTCTATGCCTATTCCACGTGGCCCAAGGGCACACCGAACTACTACGCGCTGCCAGCCATGGGCGACGCAAACGGCTGGTTCTATCGAAAGGACTGGTTCGCCCGCGAGGATATTCAGGCAGCCTACAAAGAGGCCACTGGCCAGGATCTGCGCGAGCCGGAATCCCAAAAGGAAATGCTGCAAATCGCACAATTCTTTCAGGGCCGCGAAATTGACGGCAAGACCGTCTACGGCGCCGCGATCTTTACCGAACGCGGGTCCGAAGGGATTACCATGGGCGTGACATCTGCGCTGTATCCGTGGGGCTTCAAATACGAAAACACCCCCGGTTCCTACGATATGGAAGGCGCTGTAAACTCGCCCGAAGCGGTCGAAGCGTTGGAATTCTATAAAGAATTCTACGAAACTGCTACACCGCCGGGCTACACGAACTCGTATATGGGTGAAAGCCTGGATGCGTTCAAATCCGGTCAGGTCGCGATGGCGATGAACTGGTTTGCGTTCTTCCCCGGTCTTTATGCCGATCCCAATACCGGTGGCGACAAGATCGACTTTTTCGTGAACCCGCCACAAAACCAGGAAGGTTCGACACTGGGCGGGCAGGGGATTTCCGTGGTGGCCTATTCTGACAAACAGGATGCGGCGCTGGAATACATCAAGTGGTTTGCGAACCCGGACGTTCAGGCCAAATGGTGGGAACTGGGCGGGTACTCTGCGCATAATTCGGTGCTGAACGATCCCGGTTTTGTCGACAGTCAACCGTTCGCGGGTGATTTCCTGACAGCGATGGGCGCCGTACAGGACTTTTGGCAGGAACCGGCATATGCCGAACTGCTTCTGGCGATGCAAAAGCGGATCCATGACTATGTCGTGGCCGATCAGGGTACCGCACAGGAAGCGCTTGATATGCTGATCGAAGACTGGACCGAAGTCTTTGAAGACGAAGGCAAACTCTAAAACCAATACCGTGGGGCGGGACGCGCCCGCCCCACACCAAACTGCAAACGGCCGGGCGGGTGCCATCCCGCCGGTCGACAGGATTGCTTTACCCGATGACAGACAGCCCCCTTACCAAAGCTGCGACCGCAACGCCCCCGCGCGTGGCCCGCAAGATTCGCGGCCTGTCTGACCGGGCCATTGCCTGGATATTTGTGGCCCCCACGATTTTCCTGTTGCTGGCCATCAACATCTTTCCATTGATCTGGACGATCCAGCTTAGCTTTACCAACTATAAGGCGAACCGCTTGACGCGCGAGCCGGAGTTCATCGGACTGCGCAATTATGAACGGATCCTGAACGATTCAGACATCTGGCTGAACATGCAGGCGACGGCGCATTTTCTGTTCTGGACGATCTTTTTTCAGGTGCTGATCGGTTTCACACTGGCATGGCTGATCAACAAGAAATTCAAGGGCAATGATCTTTGGACGACGATCATCGTTTTGCCGATGATGCTGTCGCCTGCCGTCGTCGGGAATTTCTGGAAATTTCTGTATCAGCCGCAAATCGGGCTTTTCAACTACATCGTGGCGTTTTTCACAGGTAAGGAACCGTCCAGCTTTGAAATGCTGGGGTCTGTTCAACTTGCCCCGTGGTCCATCGTGATCGTGGATACATGGATGTGGACGCCGTTTGTGATGCTGATCTGTCTTGCCGGTCTGCGATCCATCCCAGATTACATCTACGAGGCCGCCGAAGTTGATCGGGCGTCGAAACTGCGGCAGTTTTTTACCATCACAATCCCCATGGTGCTGCCGTTCCTGATGTTGGCGGTCCTGTTCAGAGGCATCGAAAATTTCAAGATGTTCGATCTGGTTGTGCAGCTTACTGGCGGCGGGCCCGGTTCAACGACGGAACTGACGTCGATCAACCTCAAACGCGAGGCATTCGAGAAATGGCGAACGGGCTATGCCTCGGCCTATGCAATCATTCTGTTTGTTACGGTGTTCGGACTGGCCAGTATCTACGTCAAGGCGCTGAACAAGGTGAAGGAGCGGTGATGCACTGGTTAATCTTCACATCCACGGCGACCCGCAGCGATCAGGTGGCTTCCACTTTGTCCCGCTCAGGAACTCGGAGCGTGTCATGAGCAGCTTTTCCGTCACCGAACCGTCAAAACGCTCCAAATGGCTGGCCGGGTCACTGGTGATCCTCTATGCGCTGGTCACAATGTTGCCGCTGGCCTGGATCATGTTGACCGGGTTTAAATCACCCGCTGACGCGATCAGTTATCCCCCCAAAATGGTGTTTGAACCTACGCTGGAAGGGTATGTAAACCTGTTCACCACCCGAACACGGCAAACGCAGGACTTTCTGGCCAACAACCCCCCGGAAAACTGGGCAGACGAAATTGTGCGCCAGTACGACATGGTGATCGTCGGGCCCTCGAAATTCGGAGAGCGGTTCATGAACTCGGTTATTATCGGGTTTGGCTCGACGTTTCTGTCGGTTTTTCTGGGCACGCTGGCGGCTTATGCGTTCAGCCGGTTCAAAATTCCGCTGGCTGATGATCTGCTGTTCTTCATCCTGAGTACGCGCATGATGCCCCCCATCGCGGTCGCGATCCCGATTTTCCTAATGTATCGAAATATCGGCCTGTCAGACACGCATCTGGGTATGATCCTGCTTTATACAGCAGTGAACATCTCGCTTGCGGTCTGGTTGCTGAAAGGATTCATCGATGAAATCCCGCGCGAGTATGAAGAGGCCGCGCTGATCGATGGGTACACACGGTTTCAGGCCTTTTACAAAGTCGTCCTGCCACAAGCCGCCACCGGCATCGCGTCAACGGCGATTTTCTGTCTGATTTTTGCGTGGAACGAATATGCATTTGCGGTCTTGCTGACCTCGGCAACGGCGCAGACCGCGCCGCCCTTTATCCCGACGATTATCGGCGTTGGCGGGCTTGACTGGCCGGCGGTCGCCGCAGGGGCCACAATTTTCCTGCTGCCGGTGATGATCTTTACCATCCTGTTGCGCAAACATTTGCTGCGCGGGATCACATTCGGGGCGGTGCGCAAATGATCCTGTCCGCCCCACTTCCCTACGCGGTTTATGCCATAGCCCTGAATGCCACGCACGTCGCAAGCTTGCGCAAGCCTACCCGCCATACAGGAGCATCAATATGACGTGGTTCATCAACGGACTTTTGCGGTTCCGCCGGGGACCGTGGGAAATGCTGGCGACCATCATCATCAGCCTTGGGGTCTTTATGCTGATGCAACCCTTCGTCATGTGGGCGTTCACCTATTCATTCATCACAACGCTTGTCGGCACGGTGATGTTCATCATCGTTTCGCATTTTCCGGAGTAATCCCTTGGCTCAGATCGTCATCAAAAACGTGCGCAAGGAATTCGGCGATTTCGTTGCGGTCAAGGAAAGCTCCTTCACGATCGAAGATGGTGAGTTTTTCATGCTGCTTGGCCCGTCGGGCTGTGGCAAGACCACCACGCTGCGTATGATTGCCGGGCTGGAACTGCCGACTTCGGGCGAGATTTTTCTGGACGGAGAAGAGATCGGCCAGCGCCCGCCATCGCAACGTGACATCGCATTCGTGTTCCAGATGTTTGCGCTTTATCCGCATCTGAACGTATACAAGAACCTAAGCTATCCTTTGGTCAGTCAGGGCATGCCACGCGCACAAGTGCGTGCCAAGGTTGACGAGGTCGCGGGAATTCTGGGCATCCGCGACATTCTAAAAAAACCGGTTGGCGGTCTGTCGGGCGGGGATCGCCAGCGTGTGGCGCTGGGGCGTGCGATTGTGCGGGAACCCAAAGCGTTCATGATGGATGAACCATTGGGCGCACTGGATGCCGAGTTTCGTGAACACATGGCCGAAGAGTTGCGTGCGTTGCATGACCGGATGGGGGCAACAACTGTATACGTGACCCATGATCAGCTGGAAGCAATGCAGATGGGCGACAAGATTGTCGTGATGAACAATGCGGTCGTCGAACAATTCGGCACGCCGCAGGAAATCTACGATAAACCGGCCACCAGGTTCGTTGCCGATTTCATCGGCTCTCCGTCTATGAACTTTCTGGAATTTTCGGGTTCCTATGGCATTGGTGCAACCTCGGTCGCTTTGGATGGCGAAGAAATGGGCGTGCCGGCGTTACGCGAGCCGGCCCAAGGTGATCTGACATTCGGCGTGCGCCCCGAACACATCCGGTTGTCCAGCGAAGGCGGCTACCGCGCCAAGGTGATTGCAACCGAATATCTGGGCACGACGCAGATCGTCACTCTGACCACGCGCAACGGCGATATAAAGGCGCGCATCGGATCAGAGCAGCCTGCGACCGTGGGCGAAACTGTCGGGTTAAGTTTTCTGGATCACACGATTACGCTTTTTGATCGCGCATCCGGTCGGGCCCTGCGCTCTGCCCTGAACGAAGGGGTGCTGGCCAATGGCTGAAGTCGAACTGGAAAACGTCTCGAAGTCCTTTGGTTCGACCAAAGCTGTCACCGACATGAACCTGACAGTGCCGGACGGATCTTTTGTTGTGTTGCTGGGGCCGACCGGGGCGGGAAAAACAACCACCTTGCGCCTGATCGCGGGGCTGGAAAAATGCGACGCGGGCAACATCCGCATCGGCGGGCGCCGCGTGAATTCCGAAACGCCCGCACAGCGCGATGTGGCGATGGTGTTTCAGCAGTATTCACTTTATCCGCATCTGACAGTGCGCGAAAATCTGGCGTTCCCATTGCGGTCCCCGATCCTGAAGACACCCGAAGCCGAAATTACCCGCAAAGTGCAGGAAGTGGCCGAAGTGCTGCACATCCCTCACAAGCTGGACAACAAGGCGACTGAACTGTCGGGGGGCGAAATGCAGCGCGTTTCGATCGGGCGCGCACTTGTGCGTGACCCTGCGATATACCTGATGGACGAGCCGCTGAGTTCACTGGATGCCAAATTGCGGGCCGATCTGCGGATCGAATTGAAACGCATTCATGCCGAGCTTGCCTCGACCCTTCTGTATGTCACCCACGATCAGATCGAAGCGATGACAATGGCCACCCATGTGGGCGTATTGAACGAAGGTCTTCTGGTTCAGTTCGGAACCCCCCGCGAAATTTACGAGAACCCCAACACAGCCTATGTGGCCGCCCGTCTGGGCCAGCCCCGGATCAATTTGTTGCCGGTGGGGCTGTTTGGGGAAAAAGCCCCGCCGGGCGCGCATCAGGTCGGATTGCGCCCCGAAAACATCCGGCACGGTGACGGGCGCGACGCCACCGTTGTGCGGGTTGAGCATCTGGGCGATCAGACCCGCCTGCACCTGAAGCTGAATGATCACGATGTGACCACGCTGACAGATCCGCATTCGACACTGGTGCCGGGCGAAACCATTCAGATTGCGCCCCAGAATCCGCTTTTCTTTGACGCCCGGGGCGCGCGCATAACCTGAGAAAGGATATCATATGGCACAGTTTGTGAACGCAAAGGATGATCTGGTCAAAGAAGCCATTGACGGTGTTCTTGCCTGTTCGGGCGGCACGCTGGCGCGGCTGGATGGATATCCCCATATCAAAGTTGTTTTCCGGTCGGATTGGGATCGTTCGCGCGTCGCCCTGATTTCGGGCGGCGGATCGGGCCATGAACCTGCTCACGCGGGCTTTGTTGGCCCCGGCATGCTGACAGCTGCGATTTGTGGCGAAGTGTTCGCGTCGCCCTCGGTCGATGCCGTTCTGGCTGGTATTCTGGCGGTCACGGGCGCAGCGGGATGTCTGCTGATCGTCAAGAATTACACCGGGGACCGTTTGAACTTCGGTCTGGCGATGGAGCGTGCGCGCGCCCTTGGACGCAAGGTTGAAATGGTGGTTGTGGATGATGACATCGCACTGCCTGATCTGCCACAGCCGCGGGGCGTGGCGGGTACGCTGTTTGTTCACAAGATCGCCGGTGCGCTGGCCGAGCAGGGCAAGCCGCTGGAAGAGGTCACAGCCGCCGCGCGCCGGGTCATCGCAAACGTCGCTTCGATCGGCAAAAGCCTTGATACCTGCACCGTCCCCGGATCGCCCAAGGAAAGCCGGATACCGGCGGGCAAAGCCGAACTGGGGCTTGGCATCCATGGCGAACCGGGTGTGCAGCAGGTCGATTTTTCGGG harbors:
- a CDS encoding CsbD family protein: MNRDQIEGTWKQIKGAVKTQWGELTDDDLQQVDGNRDKLVGKIQERYGKTREQAEREVDSWSMTES
- a CDS encoding phospholipase D family protein, yielding MNSSDISLKTPVTNVRLLITAEEAYPAMEQAFLEAREEIWAGYRIFDLSTRLRSKAAQRIGTDWFDLMVHVLKRGVAVHMVLSDFDPVVGHDLHCTSWRSRRAFVAAAEVAGPRARLRVINALHTARAGLLPKALLWPGMYKKLREHADRLNAMNEDSRERVLECSPGLRILLRWKNDDVLSARPWPPCEIVPATHHQKMAVFDRKTLCIGGLDLDERRYDDLHHQRQRDETWHDVQMMCEGAVVKDAQKHLEDFLYMGVGAKAAPSNSRFLTTLSVPRKMNFPYLSPHPVATGLAQTHHRLAREARNLIYLETQYFRDQKFAKTLARAARLRPELSLILTLPAAPDDVAFEGSTSTDARYGENLQAKCLATLKAGFGDRVVICSPVRPHTSSTGDRDELCGSPIIYVHAKVSVFDEDAAIISSANLNGRSFYWDTEAGVLIEDAATVRAIRQRVFGHWLGQDAGPEFYDPLRAVVAWRGLVEQNATCAPDKRTGFLVPHDTQPAEQFGRAMPGLTEDIV
- a CDS encoding sensor histidine kinase, coding for MSEDHSQGQSKPLNALAGAAPEKASGLARSLSVRVAILLTLALLPLGLLAVVQTQKAITAARQTYQASLQAQTSDIVRPEREMIIAAFGAANGLADAVAVLDPAATDCVALMQRAARSTPHTLFVGFTNSDGLSVCNNFDKRYDFSDNPSSKELFENPQERVSFNPSGEVTGIPVIIVSQPVYGKEQDFLGFVSLSFSGQPMVRERNRIDIAREATVVTFNAEGTILTSDVPKEEVSQLLPVDRSLSELVGLPRQAFTAPTVQGTKRDFALVPIIPGEAYALGVWKPETPLVQSVKYASATIMFPILMWITSLLVGLMAIQRQVIRPLRRLGRSMHDFADKRIAFRGDALNDSPAEIQQIARTFHSVAFKLLNDEADLENRVFEREVLLKEVHHRVKNNLQLISSILNLQSRQATSKEARDALRTVQDRLSSLATVHRALYQTTELSNVRIDVLLESLFSQLLAIGSETVRGIKLTTDMDPVTLVPDQASPLAMLATEAFTNALKYSGKNRDGELFINVRLKQTDTADGSDIVLELANSVSEEVTDQGAVRLGRKLIRTFSQQLGGTVEQLLENGRYVFVVTFPFEAFHPEDENA
- a CDS encoding biotin/lipoyl-binding protein is translated as MRLLLIPLFLLTLFTGAVIGMYFQPPGLRAFFHATGLQPGAGTDTPIAIAIQKVTAQEQIAVVSEGDVVALGRIIPFGDVISVATPSGAGDARIAEVRVAIGDKVEAGDVLAVQDNLPQLQSAVASARANLRVREATLAQTKASTQASQAEAQADRPHLSGPV
- a CDS encoding PRC-barrel domain-containing protein gives rise to the protein MKRLLITTALVAMASGPVAAEQSVSDLSKSDIMQSQGHMTIKASNLLGHRIYLPGSDDAANAAGTSLTEVPDNWTMAGEIRDVVLSKDGQVVALIVDAGGFLGVGETERRIDIQNVWFAPDVDDTGELFIVYNGGEAMFQKTARFDDELAENAGEMRGTENMVLNRPEPATVAFADVTTEDLLGAAVYGKNDEWVGEVSELTLAENGKIDAVIIDIGGFLGIGEKPVALSVDQVDLRRVEAEDTLRAYVDMTEDQLDDMRTWKGES
- a CDS encoding ABC transporter substrate-binding protein gives rise to the protein MKNLNAAAVGAALMCSVSVPTMAAAEDLTLCWAAWDPANALVELSKEFEAQSGHSMNFEFIPWPNFADRMLNELNSGGKLCDLLIGDSQWIGGGAENGHYVKLNDFFDAEGISMDDFAPATVYAYSTWPKGTPNYYALPAMGDANGWFYRKDWFAREDIQAAYKEATGQDLREPESQKEMLQIAQFFQGREIDGKTVYGAAIFTERGSEGITMGVTSALYPWGFKYENTPGSYDMEGAVNSPEAVEALEFYKEFYETATPPGYTNSYMGESLDAFKSGQVAMAMNWFAFFPGLYADPNTGGDKIDFFVNPPQNQEGSTLGGQGISVVAYSDKQDAALEYIKWFANPDVQAKWWELGGYSAHNSVLNDPGFVDSQPFAGDFLTAMGAVQDFWQEPAYAELLLAMQKRIHDYVVADQGTAQEALDMLIEDWTEVFEDEGKL
- a CDS encoding pyridoxamine 5'-phosphate oxidase family protein; translated protein: MPDTYRTENEPKSELFDQLSHVRAGMLGIEGSGAHMRPMTHFADAGKAVLWFITSRKTDLAAQVGQGATAHYCLVGEDTGYFACLRGAIRQSDNSEMLDELWNAVAAAWFTGRDDPDLLLLEMSLRDAEVWSATNSRFQFGLEIACANLDKDAKPDIGAHTVVRF